The Clostridium cagae genome has a segment encoding these proteins:
- a CDS encoding anaerobic ribonucleoside triphosphate reductase produces MLYVVKRDGRTVEFNGEKISQAIKGAALEIGVTLRESQVLETIQKVIMYIEDTKKEKITVEAIQNLVEKALGEEDKNIAFAYSSYRRERTRVRDIKSDLMKAIEKIGVETDRDNANVGNNFSSKLLRIASESNKWHNLSTMPKHLSKAHETGDLYYHDLDSYNLTTNCLHIPTKEILMNGFNTGYGTINAPKRIETAAELSCILLQSTQNDMFGGQSHPDFDNDLGVFIPPTRDEIKKELKELDIPKEKMNTIMEKTLRRRVHQAMQGVIYNLNTMHSRAGSQVPFSSVNIGIPTNDDAALVCEVFLLEYERGLGKGEQPIFPNIIFRVKEGVNREENDPYYYLYKLACRVAAKRMNPTFMNIDADFNKEYYDKGYVPATMGCRTYLMKNVNGEPGCKGRGNIAPTTINLPRIGLQAKGDVDKFFKILDARLSLSKESLLHRYDVLKNLRVKDLPFIAGQNLMVGSENLNPEDSIEPILKQGTWGIGFIGLAEALTALIGKHHGETEEARELGLKIIGHIRDYCDRLTEEYSLNWSCYATPAEGLSGKFIKQDQKTFGIIKDITDKEYYTNSYHVPVGYSISIKDKIDIEAPYHKICNGGHITYIEVDDFPTEDVIMDIINYSYKNTNISYMGVNFHIRYCKDCGTYLHSNESKCPTCCSTDIQGISRVTGYLSLDERFGPGKYQERADRISHLESHKKHY; encoded by the coding sequence ATGCTATATGTTGTAAAAAGAGATGGAAGAACTGTTGAGTTCAATGGAGAAAAGATTTCTCAAGCTATTAAGGGTGCTGCGCTAGAAATCGGGGTTACTTTAAGAGAAAGCCAAGTTTTGGAAACTATACAAAAGGTGATTATGTATATTGAAGATACAAAAAAAGAAAAAATTACAGTAGAAGCAATTCAAAATTTGGTTGAGAAAGCTTTAGGGGAAGAGGATAAAAATATAGCTTTTGCATATTCATCATATAGAAGAGAAAGAACAAGAGTAAGAGATATAAAATCAGATTTAATGAAAGCAATAGAAAAAATAGGTGTTGAAACTGATAGGGATAATGCTAATGTAGGAAATAATTTTAGTTCTAAGCTATTAAGAATAGCATCTGAATCTAATAAATGGCATAATTTATCTACTATGCCTAAGCATTTATCAAAAGCTCATGAAACAGGTGATCTTTACTATCATGATTTAGATAGTTATAACCTAACTACTAATTGTCTTCATATACCTACTAAAGAAATTCTAATGAATGGCTTTAATACAGGATATGGAACAATAAATGCACCTAAGAGAATAGAGACAGCTGCAGAATTATCATGCATATTATTACAATCTACTCAAAATGATATGTTTGGAGGTCAATCTCATCCAGACTTTGATAATGATTTAGGAGTATTTATTCCACCAACAAGAGACGAGATAAAAAAAGAATTAAAAGAATTAGATATTCCAAAAGAAAAGATGAATACAATTATGGAGAAAACTTTAAGAAGAAGAGTTCATCAAGCAATGCAAGGTGTTATTTATAATCTAAATACTATGCATAGTAGAGCTGGATCACAAGTACCTTTTAGTTCTGTAAATATAGGAATACCAACTAATGATGATGCAGCATTAGTTTGTGAAGTATTTCTTTTAGAATATGAAAGAGGACTAGGTAAAGGAGAACAGCCTATATTCCCTAACATAATCTTTAGAGTAAAAGAAGGCGTTAATAGGGAAGAAAATGATCCATATTACTATTTATATAAATTAGCTTGTAGAGTAGCAGCTAAGAGAATGAATCCTACCTTTATGAATATTGATGCAGATTTCAATAAAGAATATTATGATAAAGGATATGTTCCAGCTACTATGGGATGTAGAACTTATCTTATGAAAAATGTAAATGGAGAGCCAGGATGTAAGGGAAGAGGAAATATAGCTCCTACTACAATTAATTTACCTAGAATAGGATTGCAGGCTAAAGGTGATGTAGATAAATTCTTTAAAATTTTAGATGCTAGATTATCTTTATCTAAAGAGTCTTTATTGCATAGATACGATGTATTAAAGAATCTAAGAGTTAAAGATTTACCATTTATAGCAGGTCAAAATTTAATGGTGGGTTCAGAAAATTTAAATCCAGAAGATTCTATTGAGCCTATATTAAAACAAGGAACTTGGGGTATAGGATTTATAGGTCTTGCTGAGGCATTAACAGCACTAATAGGTAAACATCATGGGGAAACTGAAGAAGCAAGAGAACTAGGATTAAAGATAATAGGACATATAAGAGATTATTGCGATAGATTAACAGAAGAATATAGCTTAAATTGGAGTTGTTATGCAACACCAGCTGAAGGATTGTCAGGTAAGTTTATAAAGCAAGATCAAAAGACATTTGGAATAATAAAGGATATTACTGATAAAGAATATTATACAAACAGTTATCATGTACCAGTAGGATATTCTATATCAATTAAAGATAAAATTGACATAGAAGCTCCATATCATAAAATTTGTAATGGAGGTCATATAACTTATATAGAAGTTGATGATTTCCCAACTGAAGATGTTATTATGGATATAATAAATTATTCATATAAAAACACTAATATAAGTTATATGGGAGTAAACTTCCATATAAGATATTGTAAGGATTGTGGAACTTATTTACACAGTAATGAAAGTAAATGCCCAACTTGTTGCAGTACTGATATACAAGGGATAAGTAGAGTAACAGGATATTTAAGTTTAGATGAGAGATTTGGTCCAGGAAAGTATCAAGAAAGAGCAGATAGAATATCTCATTTAGAAAGCCATAAGAAACATTATTAA
- the nifV gene encoding homocitrate synthase has translation MSVKNINTDKEINIVDTTLRDGEQTAGVVFANAEKIAIAEMLSELGVDQLEVGIPTMGGDEKAAIKEIVKRNLKPSIMAWNRAVIGDIEQSIDCGVDAVAVSISVSDIHIQHKLRTSREWVLENMVKSVEFAKKNGLYVSVNGEDASRADQDFLIEFIQAAKQAGADRFRYCDTVGIMEPFKIQKRIKELYETTKFNIEMHTHNDFGMATANAIAGIEGGATHVGVTVNGLGERAGNAALEEVIMALMIVYGYKGDIDTTMLKDLSQYVSRASGRELPKWKAIVGSNMFAHESGIHADGALKDPTNYEAFDPAIVGLERQIVIGKHSGRAAVENKFREYAIELTKDEATGILELVRSTSVRLKRCLFDKEVVQLYKEYKRINKL, from the coding sequence ATGTCAGTTAAAAATATAAATACAGATAAGGAAATTAATATAGTTGATACTACTCTTAGAGATGGGGAACAAACAGCAGGTGTAGTTTTTGCTAATGCTGAAAAGATAGCAATTGCGGAAATGTTAAGTGAACTTGGAGTAGATCAATTAGAAGTTGGTATACCTACTATGGGTGGAGATGAAAAGGCTGCAATAAAAGAAATTGTTAAAAGAAATTTAAAGCCAAGCATAATGGCATGGAATAGAGCTGTTATTGGGGATATAGAACAATCAATAGACTGTGGAGTTGATGCAGTAGCAGTATCTATATCAGTATCTGATATACACATTCAACACAAGCTTAGAACGTCAAGAGAATGGGTATTAGAAAATATGGTTAAGTCAGTTGAGTTTGCTAAAAAGAACGGACTTTATGTATCAGTTAATGGAGAAGATGCCTCAAGAGCTGATCAAGATTTCTTAATAGAGTTTATTCAAGCAGCAAAACAAGCTGGAGCAGATAGATTTAGATATTGTGATACTGTAGGAATTATGGAGCCTTTTAAAATTCAAAAAAGAATTAAAGAACTTTATGAGACTACTAAGTTTAATATAGAAATGCATACACATAATGATTTTGGTATGGCTACTGCAAATGCTATAGCAGGAATTGAAGGCGGAGCTACACATGTTGGAGTAACTGTTAATGGTCTTGGAGAAAGGGCAGGAAATGCTGCATTAGAAGAAGTAATTATGGCATTAATGATTGTATATGGATACAAGGGAGATATTGACACAACAATGCTTAAAGATCTTTCTCAATATGTATCTAGAGCATCTGGAAGGGAGTTACCAAAATGGAAAGCCATAGTTGGAAGTAATATGTTTGCACATGAATCTGGAATTCATGCTGATGGAGCTCTTAAGGACCCAACTAATTACGAAGCATTTGATCCAGCAATTGTAGGGTTAGAAAGACAAATAGTTATAGGAAAACATTCAGGACGTGCTGCAGTTGAAAATAAGTTTAGAGAATATGCAATAGAACTTACTAAAGATGAAGCAACAGGAATATTAGAATTAGTCAGATCAACATCTGTTAGATTAAAAAGATGTCTTTTTGATAAAGAAGTTGTTCAACTATATAAAGAATATAAAAGAATTAATAAGTTGTAA
- a CDS encoding bifunctional diguanylate cyclase/phosphodiesterase, which produces MNNKFKSNIFAYIIPITVIVMLIAIGFSVCIIEVKEVISKGNKSVIVKASENNSMFMNYKLNDNIQYMKHISSIFNGLNDFKKENVMEFLNLEEKKDFLTTGIITSDGILSCTDGSINDIKNKDYFKKWEKTNEDIITIDTDLKNGERVFIYVTSLFHHDKIQGALYGTLSFKDIEKLFISNSKFYQQVETYILDREGNILIGSGDLFNILKDNNIFSYHDLDDIEMLKDDLTNSRDGAVFITLDKSKYILSYSKISDLKDYYVLSLIDASNINEKQYHITSLMTILASFVILIFLVLLIYVNSYRNRKEKLIKDIAFVDNITGGKTLTKFKMDIKEVLVENMNSSYALVEFDIVRFKIINDIWGYKTGNFLLKHISDILENKLLYKEMFCRVRDDLFILLLKYKDKSDIIDRINALDNSMRFFDNGTKEVPNFSLSYGVYVIDGTEEDINKMIDNVAFTRETSKSDCNEFIGFYDIGLQSKLIKQKQIEDVMYSALTNRQFELYLQPKYDIKLESCIGAEALVRWNNPEKGLINPIDFIPLFEKNGFIVNLDMFIFDEVCSKINKWKENNIKLIPISVNISRINLKNVDYFIKNISEIFNKYDINPNLIEIEITESAIFNHYDNMLEALLRLKAMGFSISLDDFGTGLSSLNILKDLPIDTIKLDREFLNSKDSSKKGEIVITNIVRMVKELDLNVICEGVETYEQAEFLSEVGCNNAQGYLYARPMPVKDFEEKELTLGLMKDVVLIKP; this is translated from the coding sequence ATGAATAACAAGTTTAAAAGTAATATTTTTGCCTATATTATACCAATTACTGTTATTGTTATGCTAATAGCGATTGGATTTTCTGTATGTATAATAGAAGTTAAAGAAGTAATAAGTAAAGGCAATAAATCTGTTATTGTAAAAGCATCAGAAAACAATTCTATGTTTATGAACTATAAGTTAAATGATAATATTCAGTATATGAAACATATATCGAGTATATTTAATGGATTAAACGATTTCAAAAAAGAAAACGTTATGGAGTTTTTAAATTTAGAAGAAAAAAAAGATTTTTTAACAACTGGAATTATAACTTCTGATGGTATTTTAAGTTGTACTGATGGTTCAATAAATGATATTAAGAACAAGGATTATTTTAAAAAATGGGAAAAAACTAATGAAGATATTATAACGATAGATACTGATTTAAAAAATGGGGAAAGAGTATTCATATATGTAACATCATTATTTCATCACGATAAAATTCAAGGTGCTTTATATGGAACATTATCATTTAAGGATATAGAAAAATTATTTATATCAAATTCTAAATTTTATCAACAGGTTGAAACATACATACTAGACAGGGAAGGAAATATATTAATAGGGTCTGGTGATTTATTCAATATATTAAAAGACAACAATATATTTTCATATCATGATTTAGATGATATAGAAATGTTAAAAGATGATTTAACTAATAGTAGAGATGGAGCTGTGTTTATTACATTAGATAAGAGTAAGTATATTTTGTCATATTCTAAAATAAGTGATTTAAAGGATTACTATGTTTTATCTTTAATAGATGCATCTAATATAAATGAAAAACAATATCATATTACATCTCTAATGACTATTTTAGCAAGTTTCGTTATATTAATATTTTTGGTACTTTTAATTTATGTAAATTCATATAGAAATAGAAAAGAAAAGTTAATTAAAGACATAGCATTTGTTGATAATATTACTGGTGGAAAGACTCTAACTAAATTTAAAATGGATATAAAGGAAGTATTAGTAGAAAATATGAATTCTTCATATGCACTGGTAGAATTTGATATAGTTAGATTTAAAATTATAAATGATATATGGGGATATAAAACAGGAAATTTTTTATTAAAACATATATCTGATATTTTGGAAAATAAATTATTGTATAAAGAAATGTTTTGTAGAGTACGGGATGATTTATTTATATTGTTATTAAAATATAAAGATAAAAGTGATATTATAGATAGAATTAATGCATTAGATAATAGTATGAGATTTTTTGATAATGGAACTAAAGAAGTTCCAAACTTCTCCCTTTCATATGGAGTATATGTTATAGACGGAACAGAAGAGGATATAAATAAGATGATTGATAATGTAGCTTTTACCAGAGAAACATCCAAGAGTGATTGCAATGAATTTATAGGATTTTATGATATAGGACTTCAAAGTAAATTAATAAAGCAAAAGCAAATAGAAGATGTTATGTATAGTGCATTAACCAATAGACAATTTGAATTGTACCTTCAACCTAAATATGATATAAAATTAGAAAGTTGTATTGGTGCAGAAGCACTTGTAAGATGGAACAATCCTGAAAAAGGATTAATAAATCCTATAGATTTTATACCTTTGTTTGAGAAAAATGGATTTATAGTTAATTTAGATATGTTTATTTTTGATGAGGTATGCTCAAAAATAAATAAATGGAAAGAAAACAATATTAAATTAATTCCTATTTCCGTTAATATATCAAGAATTAATTTAAAAAATGTAGATTATTTTATAAAGAATATAAGTGAGATATTTAATAAATATGATATAAATCCAAATTTAATAGAGATTGAAATTACAGAAAGTGCAATATTTAATCATTATGATAATATGTTGGAAGCATTGCTTAGATTAAAGGCAATGGGATTTAGTATATCATTAGATGATTTTGGTACAGGTCTTTCTTCACTTAATATCTTGAAAGATTTGCCTATTGATACAATAAAGCTTGATAGAGAATTCTTAAACAGTAAGGATAGTTCTAAAAAAGGTGAGATAGTAATAACAAATATTGTGAGAATGGTTAAAGAGTTAGATTTAAATGTAATCTGTGAAGGTGTAGAAACTTATGAACAAGCAGAATTTTTAAGTGAAGTGGGATGTAATAATGCCCAAGGATACTTATACGCAAGGCCTATGCCAGTAAAAGATTTTGAAGAAAAAGAATTAACATTAGGGTTAATGAAAGATGTTGTTTTAATAAAGCCTTGA
- a CDS encoding DegV family protein codes for MDKIALLTDSASDICTEDLKKYNIKLLPFKIIFSDKEYDDKLEITSDVLYELLPREIPKTSLPSIERLNNTLNQLIEEGYTHAIIVTLSSEFSGTYNSMRLACESFEGIETFVYDSKSLSMAEGVVVLETAKLIEEGKSFDEIVKIIPELRSKIDIFFTIDTLEYLKKGGRIGRVAGTIGDVLNLKPVITIDNNGCFHTYCKARGKKQSASKLLKIAKSYTENNKCKFWVMDGNALDDAKSLCENIKSFDNVVECKLGYSIGPALGVHTGPGLFGFIVEKVD; via the coding sequence GTGGATAAAATTGCATTACTAACTGACAGTGCATCTGATATATGTACTGAGGATCTAAAAAAATATAATATAAAATTATTACCTTTTAAAATTATCTTTTCTGATAAAGAATATGATGATAAATTAGAAATAACTTCTGATGTTCTTTATGAATTACTTCCTAGAGAAATTCCTAAAACATCATTACCAAGTATCGAAAGGCTTAATAATACTCTTAATCAATTAATTGAGGAAGGATATACGCATGCTATTATAGTAACATTATCAAGTGAATTCTCAGGAACATATAATTCAATGAGATTAGCATGTGAAAGCTTTGAAGGAATAGAGACCTTTGTATATGATTCAAAAAGTTTAAGCATGGCAGAAGGTGTAGTCGTACTAGAAACTGCAAAACTTATTGAAGAAGGAAAATCATTTGATGAGATAGTAAAGATAATTCCTGAATTAAGATCCAAAATAGATATATTCTTTACTATAGATACTTTAGAATACTTAAAAAAAGGTGGAAGAATAGGTAGAGTCGCTGGAACTATAGGTGATGTTCTTAACTTAAAACCGGTTATAACAATAGATAACAACGGTTGCTTCCATACTTACTGTAAAGCTCGTGGTAAAAAACAATCTGCATCAAAATTATTAAAAATTGCTAAATCTTATACCGAGAATAATAAATGTAAATTCTGGGTTATGGATGGTAATGCACTTGATGATGCAAAATCATTATGTGAAAATATTAAGAGCTTTGATAATGTAGTAGAGTGCAAGTTAGGATATAGTATAGGTCCTGCACTTGGTGTTCATACCGGTCCTGGTCTTTTTGGATTCATTGTTGAAAAGGTAGATTAA
- a CDS encoding aconitate hydratase, translated as MGDNLVYKILKNHIVEGNLKTGEPISIKIDKTLTQDSTGTMAYLQLEAMGIDRVKTKKSVAFIDHNMLQQGFENADDHKFIQTVASKYGVYFSKPGNGICHQIFLERFATPGDTLTGSDSHTPTAGGVGMLAMGAGGLDVALAMGGGAYNINTPKVVKVELKGKLNKMVAAKDVILEVLRICTVKGGVGKVFEYCGEGIKSLSVPERGTITNMGAELGATTSIFPSDERTLEFFKAQDREEDWIELKADEDAIYDEEIVINLSDLKPLTAKPHSPDNVVTVEDAGRIKVDQVFIGSCTNSSYEDLMKVSKILKGNKVHENVSLVIGPGSRQVMEMIARNGGLADIISSGARILENSCGPCIGMGQAPGTNGISLRTVNRNFYGRSGTLSGQIYIVSPETAAVSAIKGCLTDPREMDIDIKVDMPEKFIIDDSMILEPAKNNEEVEVVRGPNIKPFPINKALGDKIDGKVLIKVEDNITTDHIMPSNSKLLPFRSNIPYLSEFCFNTVDTEFPKRAKEFNGGFIIAGENYGQGSSREHAALAPLYLGVKAVIAKSFARIHKANLINNGIVPIEFKDSSDYEKINLVDNLLIENISNNLNTGVLKIKNLTKNSEFEVLVKLTSKEIDVIKAGGRLNYVKLNS; from the coding sequence ATGGGAGATAATTTAGTTTATAAAATTTTAAAAAATCATATTGTTGAAGGAAATTTAAAAACAGGAGAACCAATTTCTATTAAAATTGATAAAACATTAACTCAAGATTCAACTGGAACAATGGCATATCTTCAATTAGAAGCAATGGGAATAGATAGAGTAAAAACTAAGAAGTCAGTAGCATTTATTGATCATAATATGCTTCAACAAGGATTTGAAAATGCAGATGATCATAAGTTTATTCAAACAGTAGCATCAAAATATGGAGTGTATTTTTCAAAGCCTGGAAATGGAATATGTCATCAAATATTTTTAGAAAGATTTGCAACGCCTGGAGATACATTAACAGGTTCAGATAGCCATACACCAACAGCTGGTGGTGTTGGAATGCTTGCAATGGGAGCTGGTGGATTAGATGTTGCTCTTGCAATGGGTGGTGGTGCATATAATATAAATACACCTAAGGTTGTAAAAGTTGAGCTTAAAGGAAAGCTAAATAAAATGGTGGCTGCAAAAGATGTGATTTTAGAAGTACTTAGAATATGTACTGTAAAAGGTGGCGTTGGAAAGGTATTTGAATATTGTGGAGAAGGAATTAAAAGTTTATCAGTGCCAGAAAGAGGTACAATAACTAATATGGGAGCTGAACTTGGTGCTACAACATCAATATTCCCTAGTGACGAAAGAACTTTAGAATTCTTTAAAGCACAAGATAGAGAAGAAGATTGGATTGAATTAAAAGCAGATGAAGATGCTATATATGATGAAGAAATAGTTATAAATTTAAGTGATTTAAAACCATTAACTGCAAAACCTCACAGCCCAGATAATGTTGTAACTGTTGAAGATGCAGGAAGAATTAAAGTTGATCAAGTGTTTATAGGAAGTTGTACTAATTCTTCTTATGAAGATTTAATGAAAGTTTCAAAAATATTAAAAGGAAATAAAGTACATGAAAATGTAAGTTTAGTTATTGGACCAGGATCTAGACAAGTTATGGAGATGATTGCTAGAAATGGAGGTTTAGCAGATATAATTAGTTCCGGAGCAAGAATACTTGAAAATTCTTGTGGACCATGCATTGGAATGGGTCAAGCACCAGGAACAAATGGAATATCATTAAGGACTGTAAATAGAAATTTCTATGGTAGAAGTGGAACATTATCAGGACAAATATATATTGTAAGTCCAGAAACAGCAGCAGTTTCAGCTATTAAAGGGTGTTTAACTGACCCAAGAGAAATGGACATTGATATAAAAGTTGATATGCCTGAAAAGTTTATTATAGATGATTCTATGATTTTAGAACCTGCTAAAAATAATGAAGAAGTTGAAGTAGTCAGAGGCCCAAATATAAAGCCATTTCCAATAAATAAAGCGCTTGGGGACAAAATAGATGGTAAAGTGTTAATAAAAGTGGAAGACAATATTACAACAGATCATATAATGCCATCTAATTCAAAACTATTACCATTTAGATCTAATATTCCTTATCTTTCAGAATTTTGTTTTAATACAGTAGATACAGAATTTCCTAAAAGAGCAAAAGAGTTTAATGGAGGATTTATAATCGCTGGAGAAAATTACGGACAAGGTTCAAGCAGAGAACATGCTGCATTAGCACCTTTATATTTAGGAGTAAAAGCAGTTATCGCTAAATCATTTGCTAGAATACATAAAGCAAATTTAATAAACAATGGAATAGTACCAATTGAATTTAAAGATTCTTCAGATTATGAAAAAATAAATTTAGTTGATAATTTATTAATAGAAAATATAAGTAATAACTTAAATACTGGAGTATTAAAAATTAAAAACTTAACTAAAAATAGTGAATTTGAAGTTTTAGTTAAATTAACATCAAAAGAAATAGATGTTATAAAAGCTGGTGGAAGATTAAATTATGTAAAGCTTAATTCATAG